The Nitriliruptor alkaliphilus DSM 45188 genome includes a region encoding these proteins:
- a CDS encoding aldehyde dehydrogenase family protein: MSDTTAPSTATLDLASRIDGEQVAGATTIENPNPARLDEVVSRVQLADAATFARACERAVDGQRAWRRMPAPVRGAAIGDLGRIISANKEALAALVTREIGKPYPEALGEVQEVIDTCVFFASEGRRLYGMTVPSEMPDKQLFTFRRPVGVMAVITAGNFPIAVPSWYLVPALLAGNAVVWKPADYAPAIADAFARCVAAAGIPTEALQVVHADGPTTSAGLEQALAAGHVQKVGFTGSSPVGRSIAAMCGQHLVAPTLELGGKNPLVVLPDADLDLAVEGALFSGFGTAGQRCTSLGVAIVHEQVHDEFLARFTAAVESAAIGDPTGEVLYGPMLSQRFGDAFERWLEHIEPHHRVSGSTGTGRITSANPRDGFVGDPDAGIFEHPVIVDGVTIDDTLYREETFGPIVPVVTAASFDECLHLANAHGYGLSSAIYTRDASAAFRFAEGVTAGMLSINNSTSGAEAHLPFGGNGKSGNGARQSGVWVLDQVTRWQSVNWDHSGKLQKAQMDVATVPADLDFRVEVAQPSNGTG; encoded by the coding sequence GTGTCCGACACCACCGCACCGAGCACCGCGACCCTCGACCTGGCCAGCCGCATCGACGGCGAGCAGGTGGCCGGGGCCACCACCATCGAGAACCCGAACCCCGCGCGCCTCGACGAGGTCGTCAGCCGGGTGCAGCTGGCGGACGCGGCGACCTTCGCGCGCGCCTGCGAGCGTGCGGTCGACGGGCAGCGCGCCTGGCGGCGCATGCCTGCTCCGGTCCGCGGCGCCGCGATCGGCGACCTCGGCCGCATCATCAGCGCCAACAAGGAGGCGCTGGCCGCCCTGGTGACTCGCGAGATCGGCAAGCCCTACCCCGAGGCCCTGGGCGAGGTCCAGGAGGTCATCGACACCTGCGTCTTCTTCGCGTCGGAGGGCCGACGGCTGTACGGCATGACGGTCCCCTCCGAGATGCCCGACAAGCAGCTGTTCACCTTCCGCCGGCCGGTCGGGGTCATGGCGGTCATCACCGCGGGCAACTTCCCGATCGCCGTGCCGTCCTGGTACCTCGTGCCGGCGCTGCTGGCCGGCAACGCGGTCGTGTGGAAGCCGGCCGACTACGCGCCCGCCATCGCCGACGCGTTCGCCCGGTGCGTCGCGGCCGCCGGCATCCCGACCGAGGCGCTGCAGGTGGTCCACGCCGACGGACCCACCACCTCCGCCGGCCTCGAGCAGGCGCTCGCCGCCGGACACGTGCAGAAGGTGGGCTTCACCGGGTCGTCACCGGTGGGCCGGTCCATCGCGGCGATGTGCGGCCAGCACCTGGTCGCCCCGACCCTCGAGCTCGGCGGGAAGAACCCGCTGGTGGTCCTGCCCGACGCCGACCTCGATCTCGCCGTCGAGGGCGCCCTGTTCAGCGGGTTCGGGACCGCGGGCCAGCGTTGCACCTCCCTCGGCGTGGCGATCGTGCACGAACAGGTCCACGACGAGTTCCTCGCCCGGTTCACCGCCGCCGTCGAGTCGGCGGCGATCGGCGACCCGACGGGCGAGGTCCTGTACGGCCCCATGCTCAGCCAGCGGTTCGGTGACGCGTTCGAGCGGTGGCTCGAGCACATCGAGCCGCACCACCGCGTGTCCGGGTCGACGGGCACCGGTCGGATCACGTCGGCCAACCCGCGGGACGGTTTCGTCGGCGATCCCGATGCCGGGATCTTCGAGCACCCGGTCATCGTCGACGGGGTCACCATCGATGACACGCTGTACCGCGAGGAGACGTTCGGGCCGATCGTGCCGGTGGTGACGGCGGCGTCGTTCGACGAGTGCCTCCACCTGGCCAACGCGCACGGCTACGGCCTGTCGAGCGCGATCTACACCCGCGACGCGAGCGCGGCGTTCCGGTTCGCCGAGGGGGTGACCGCCGGGATGCTGTCGATCAACAACTCCACGTCGGGCGCCGAGGCACACCTGCCCTTCGGCGGGAACGGCAAGTCCGGCAACGGCGCCCGGCAGTCCGGCGTGTGGGTGCTCGACCAGGTGACCCGCTGGCAGTCGGTCAACTGGGACCACTCCGGCAAGCTCCAGAAGGCGCAGATGGACGTGGCGACCGTGCCGGCCGACCTCGACTTCCGGGTGGAGGTCGCTCAGCCGTCCAACGGCACGGGCTGA